One region of Corvus hawaiiensis isolate bCorHaw1 chromosome 12, bCorHaw1.pri.cur, whole genome shotgun sequence genomic DNA includes:
- the LOC125332087 gene encoding RNA-binding Raly-like protein: MTLFGSGDAGWRYLDMAREPKPSRARLGQKRQHSSSLYHSNCDLDYDLYRDDFPYRVYEYQKIPPLINRMPVKTRRTHLGGGSKSSLSSQPRTRSSTSATTGRTKLRAEELHSIKGELSQIKAQVDSLLESLDRMDQRREHLTGSKESEKKRAELGTESPSPVGEGSQELRGKERTGADRHSDLRNIDSAEESTDTEETVRGGPDPLPGSLLP, translated from the exons ATCTGGACATGGCCAGAGAGCCCAAGCCGAgccgggccaggctgggccagaagcggcagcacagcagcagcctgtacca cagtaacTGTGACCTGGACTATGATCTCTACAGGGACGACTTCCCATACCG GGTGTACGAGTACCAGAAGATCCCCCCACTCATTAACCGTATGCCAGTCAAGACCAGACGGACTCACTTGGGAGGAGGAAGCAAGAGCAGCCTgagttcccagcccaggacaaggagcagcacCAGCGCCACAACAGGACGGACAAAGT TGCgagctgaagagctgcactCCATCAAGGGGGAGCTGAGCCAGATCAAGGCACAGGTGGACAGTCTGCTGGAGAGCCTGGACCGCATGGACCAGCGGAGAGAGCATCTCACAG GGTCTAAAGAGAGTGAGAAAaagagggcagagctggggacagagtcaccatccccagTAGGAGAGGGGTCACAGGAGTTGCGGGGGAAGGAGAGGACTGGGGCTGACAGGCACAGCGACCTGCGCAACATTGACAGTGCTGAGGAGAGCACAGACACAGAGGAGACGGTAAGAGGAGGGCCAGATCCTCTGCCAGGCTCTCTGCTTCCCTAA
- the EXOSC6 gene encoding exosome complex component MTR3, with amino-acid sequence MPLDHRRLRGPEESQPPALWAATAAEDEEDGEGAGAAPRDPCALRPLFARAGLLSQAQGSAYVELGSGTKVLCAAWGPREAAEPGPGRLLCEFRRAPFAGRGARGRPGAAAEREAEREAAAALREALEPAVRLGRYPRARLAVSALLLQDGGSALAAAVSAAALALADAGVEMYDLAVGCALCRPPAPAASWMLQPAEPEERRAAARLTLALLPALNQVSAVLGGGRGGPPEDWAQALRLGLDGCHRQYPVLRQSLLRAAQRRDAAAAATAATSA; translated from the coding sequence ATGCCGCTGGATCACCGCCGCCTGCGCGGCCCGGAGGAGTCGCAGCCGCCGGCGCTGTGGGCAGCGACCGCGGCCGAGGATGAAGAGGACGGGGAAGGCGCGGGAGCGGCGCCGCGGGATCCCTGCGCCCTGCGGCCGCTGTTCGCGCGGGCCGGACTGCTGAGCCAGGCGCAGGGCTCGGCCTACGTGGAGCTGGGCAGCGGCACCAAGGTGCTCTGCGCCGCCTGGGGCCCGCGGGAGGCGGCCGAGCCCGGCCCGGGCCGGCTGCTCTGCGAGTTCCGCCGGGCGCCCTtcgcggggcgcggggcgcggggccggccgggcgcggcggcggagcgggagGCGgagcgggaggcggcggcggcgctgcgggAGGCGCTGGAGCCGGCGGTGCGGCTGGGCCGCTACCCGCGGGCCCGCCTGGCCGTCAGCgcgctgctgctgcaggacgGGGGCTCGGCGCTGGCCGCCGCCGTCAGCGCCGCCGCCCTGGCGCTGGCGGACGCGGGCGTGGAGATGTACGACCTGGCCGTGGGCTGCGCGCTGTGCCGgccgcccgcgcccgccgcctCATGGATGCTGCAGCCCGCCGAGCCCGAGGagcgccgcgccgccgcccgcctcacgctggccctgctgcccgcCCTCAACCAGGTGTCGGCCGTGCTgggcggcggccggggcggcCCGCCCGAGGACTGGGCGCAAGCCCTGCGGCTCGGCCTCGATGGCTGCCACCGGCAGTACCCGGTGCTGCGGCAGAGCCTGCTGCGGGCCGCCCAGCGCCGCgatgccgccgccgctgccacCGCCGCCACCAGTGCCTGA